A genomic window from Camelus ferus isolate YT-003-E chromosome X, BCGSAC_Cfer_1.0, whole genome shotgun sequence includes:
- the ATG4A gene encoding cysteine protease ATG4A isoform X2: MESVLSKYENQITIFTDYLEEFPDADELVWILGKQHLLKTEKSKLLSDISARLWFTYRRKFSPIGGTGPSSDAGWGCMLRCGQMMLAQALICRHLGRDWNWEKQKEQPKEYQRILQCFLDRKDCCYSIHQMAQMGVGEGKSIGEWFGPNTVAQVLKKLALFDEWNSLAVYVSMDNTVVIEDIKKMCCTLPLSADTAAESAPDSLNASTQRRGPSACRPAWKPLLLIVPLRLGINQINPVYVDAFKECFKMPQSLGALGGKPNNAYYFIGFLGNELIFLDPHTTQTFVDTEENGTVDDQTFHCLQSPQRMNILNLDPSVALGFFCKEEKDFDSWCSLVQKEILKENLRMFELVQKHPSHWPPFVPPAKPEVTTTGAEFIDSTEQLEEFDLEEDFEILSI, encoded by the exons AAAAATCTAAGCTGTTGTCTGATATAAGTGCTCGTCTATGGTTTACATACAGAAGGAAATTTTCACCAATTG GGGGAACGGGCCCTTCATCAGATGCTGGCTGGGGGTGTATGCTACGCTGTGGACAAATGATGCTGGCTCAAGCCCTTATCTGCAGACACTTGGGAAGGG ACTGGAactgggagaaacagaaagagcaaCCCAAAGAATACCAACGAATCCTACAGTGCTTCTTAGATAGAAAAGACTGTTGCTACTCCATCCATCAAATGG CACAAATGGGCGTAGGAGAAGGGAAATCAATTGGCGAATGGTTTGGACCAAATACAGTTGCACAGGTGTTAAA AAAACTTGCTTTATTTGATGAGTGGAATTCCTTGGCTGTTTATGTTTCAATGGATAACACCGTGGTCATTGAGGACATCA AAAAGATGTGCTGCACCCTTCCCTTGAGTGCTGACACAGCTGCTGAGAGCGCCCCCGACTCTCTGAATGCTTCGACCCAGCGTAGGGGCCCCTCTGCCTGCCGCCCAGCCTGGAAACCCCTGCTGCTCATCGTGCCCCTTCGCCTGGGCATAAACCAAATCAATCCTGTCTATGTTGACGCCTTCAAA gaGTGTTTTAAGATGCCACAGTCTTTAGGGGCATTAGGAGGAAAACCAAATAACGCCTATTATTTCATAGGATTCTTAG GTAATGAGCTCATTTTTCTGGACCCTCACACAACCCAGACCTTTGTTGACACCGAAGAGAATGGAACGGTTGATGATCAGACTTTCCATTGTCTGCAATCCCCGCAGCGAATGAACATCCTGAACTTGGATCCTTCTGTAGCATTG GGatttttctgcaaagaagaaaaagactttGATAGCTGGTGTAGCCTTGTTCAGAAG gaaattctaaaggaaaacttAAGGATGTTTGAATTAGTTCAGAAACATCCATCACACTGGCCTCCCTTTGTTCCTCCAGCCAAGCCAGAAGTGACAACCACGGGGGCAG AATTCATTGACTCTACTGAACAACTAGAGGAGTTTGACCTGGAGGAAGATTTCGAGATCCTGAGCATATAG
- the ATG4A gene encoding cysteine protease ATG4A isoform X4, translated as MLRCGQMMLAQALICRHLGRDWNWEKQKEQPKEYQRILQCFLDRKDCCYSIHQMAQMGVGEGKSIGEWFGPNTVAQVLKKLALFDEWNSLAVYVSMDNTVVIEDIKKMCCTLPLSADTAAESAPDSLNASTQRRGPSACRPAWKPLLLIVPLRLGINQINPVYVDAFKECFKMPQSLGALGGKPNNAYYFIGFLGNELIFLDPHTTQTFVDTEENGTVDDQTFHCLQSPQRMNILNLDPSVALGFFCKEEKDFDSWCSLVQKEILKENLRMFELVQKHPSHWPPFVPPAKPEVTTTGAEFIDSTEQLEEFDLEEDFEILSI; from the exons ATGCTACGCTGTGGACAAATGATGCTGGCTCAAGCCCTTATCTGCAGACACTTGGGAAGGG ACTGGAactgggagaaacagaaagagcaaCCCAAAGAATACCAACGAATCCTACAGTGCTTCTTAGATAGAAAAGACTGTTGCTACTCCATCCATCAAATGG CACAAATGGGCGTAGGAGAAGGGAAATCAATTGGCGAATGGTTTGGACCAAATACAGTTGCACAGGTGTTAAA AAAACTTGCTTTATTTGATGAGTGGAATTCCTTGGCTGTTTATGTTTCAATGGATAACACCGTGGTCATTGAGGACATCA AAAAGATGTGCTGCACCCTTCCCTTGAGTGCTGACACAGCTGCTGAGAGCGCCCCCGACTCTCTGAATGCTTCGACCCAGCGTAGGGGCCCCTCTGCCTGCCGCCCAGCCTGGAAACCCCTGCTGCTCATCGTGCCCCTTCGCCTGGGCATAAACCAAATCAATCCTGTCTATGTTGACGCCTTCAAA gaGTGTTTTAAGATGCCACAGTCTTTAGGGGCATTAGGAGGAAAACCAAATAACGCCTATTATTTCATAGGATTCTTAG GTAATGAGCTCATTTTTCTGGACCCTCACACAACCCAGACCTTTGTTGACACCGAAGAGAATGGAACGGTTGATGATCAGACTTTCCATTGTCTGCAATCCCCGCAGCGAATGAACATCCTGAACTTGGATCCTTCTGTAGCATTG GGatttttctgcaaagaagaaaaagactttGATAGCTGGTGTAGCCTTGTTCAGAAG gaaattctaaaggaaaacttAAGGATGTTTGAATTAGTTCAGAAACATCCATCACACTGGCCTCCCTTTGTTCCTCCAGCCAAGCCAGAAGTGACAACCACGGGGGCAG AATTCATTGACTCTACTGAACAACTAGAGGAGTTTGACCTGGAGGAAGATTTCGAGATCCTGAGCATATAG